CAGGACGCTTGCCGCTCCATGCACCATGGTTTCTTCTAGTGACTGTGAGACTAGTAAGGATTCCATCCACTATGTCTCTTAAACTCTGACTTTGGCATTTTTATGAGTGGATTTTTGTGTCTGGGATTAGTGTTTTGATTTGGGGATTTTTCATCTGACCCAATCTCAACTCTTTCTTGCAAATTGTGTGCTTTTCTTTGCTCTTCCAGCTCCCAACTACAATGCATGACCCGATTTTAGCGGCATTGACCTAGATTTGAGTATCTCGCGCGACCGCGACAAGTCGGCAGAGATGTGTGTTGCTTTGGAAGGGATGCACATGGGCAAGAGGTTCCTTGCATGTGTTGAGCATGTAAGTTATAAATTTCTATAAATTGTGTGCTTGTTTTCCTGTTTATTTTATGAAATATGCGCAAATTGTTCTAGGGTTTACTATTCATAGTCTTTGTAAGTTTTGCTGAGCATGAATGTGATGATCTTGTGGTGGTCATTGTTTAGTTGGCAGTGAATAGGAGGGTGTTTGGACGGGTTCTAAAAAGAACTTAACTACGGGTCACACGCAGAGTGACAAGGGAGCAAGCTGGCGATACAAGGATGGCTCCATACTAGGTGAGCACTCTGCCTTCCGACTGTATGGCGCCCTTCGAGTCAGGGCGAGAGGATTATAGTCATCTTCAGAGGTAGGATCGGGTGCTTGTTGGCAAATTCTGCGGTAGTAGGCGATGAGGATGTTGGCTACTGATGCTGGTGTCGCTCGCTGTTTTTCACCCCGGTTCTGGTGTGGTTGTTGATCTAGGCGTTTGGCCTCGGTGATTTAGGCTGGGCACAGTGTCTCTATCTTTAGATTGCTTGTACCACTGCTAGGTTGTTAGCCGTTTTGGCATCTTGTATCTTTGTCGTTTTGTTATTATTTTCTTTGTATTTGATGCTAGGTGTAATCTTGGttagttgatggctttgttaattcaaaatcAAGTAGATTTGAGCATTTTCTCAAGCTCGGCCTTGCCTTTTATCTAAAAACAAATGTACGAGGATTCTGACAACTTTCCACTAGAACAAAAAAAATAGTGATTAAGTGTATCAATCCTTTCAGGATTGAAGAAACTTGTTATATGAAATAGCTCAGTTCTAGGGGGAGACCCTCTAAATACGAGGGAAATGGGCATTTGTAAAAACATACATTTTCATTACCTTTTTCCCAATTTTTTGGTAACTTTTTAGAGGAAGAGAACTACTTTTGCCTCTAAACCGAAGGAAAATACTGACAGcaaacaaatcagtgagttgaaacCTTCCTTTCGGCCATGAGATGTCTGGAGTGGATCTTAGAATGCCTCAAGTTTCGCGTAAGAAAACTTGTAGTGCTCATTTGGAATTGTTGCTATGTTCACTGTAAACAGTAATTAAAATTTTCGCCAGAAACAACGTGGGAGGGTCGGTTTGGAAAAAAATGGATTACCTCGTAGTTTGAAAAAAAAAAGGTGGGAGGGGTCATGTATCGATGGGAGGGGTGGAAACAATGAAATGGAAACcaacaacattttcttttatactccctccgttcctaaatataagtctttgagagatttcactatggaccacatgcggatgtatatagacgcattttagagtataagttcactcattttactccgtatgtagtccatagtgaaatctctataaagacttgtatttagaaacagagggggtAGTAGAGACTAGCCAATTAAAAAAGTAGTATAGCATAATTAAATCTCCTAAATTTGATAGAGCCTAAACAACCCATTTTTCACATAACCCCCAAATTCAATTTTACATGGCATGTCAGTGATTGTGTACTCCTTAATTTATACAGTGCATGGCAGTGATTTGTTTCCTCAAATTGCTTTAGAACCTAAGCTTAAATCGAAGCAAAAGGGGACATAGGCAGTGGCGGAGCTTCATGGGGCCAAAGGAGGCCATTGCCTTCTCTACTCTAAAAAAACTCTTAAATATACCTTTAATATTATTAGGTTTAATATCAAAGATTTTTCACAGTTCATGCATAACTTATCTTCTTCGCCTCCTCAACTCTGATTAGCCCCGTCAATAATCTTCATTAACCTCCGCCACTGCATAGAGGGGAAGGACTTACTCAACACCGCCAAACGACGAGGCCCAACAGTGCCCCCCTGTCGGAGTCGCCTTGACCGCTCAAGCGGAAGCATGCTACGCCGCATATTCCAACGACTGTGGCGGCCTCCGGGTCTCAGTCAGTTGGCTAGGGTTTGAGCTCCCGCACACCTCTGTCGGCTCATGGTCTACAACGCACCCATTGCTACCTACGTCGTCGCGACCTCCGCCGGCTCATGGTCTACTCAAACCGTTACTCCATATTGGGAAAAAACCGGGTGCCACCTATCACAAACGTGCTTAAAAAAAGAAACGTGCTCAAAACACCTTACTCTGCCGATCAGTGATTTATGCAAACCTGGCCCTTAATGCGTGTTTCCTGCAAACCTGGCCTTTATTGCGGTGGTTTTCTGTATTTAACTATGGTCGCAGTCGTGTTTAACGCCAGACAAGACCATCAAGCGTTGCACCCACATTTAGACTAACGCACACAAGCCGTGAAATCAGAAACTATGGCTTTACCGAAGCGTGTGGCAGAAAAGTAAATTGAGCTATGAAGAgaaactactccctccttttcggtttataaggctcaattcaaaaatctcaccaaccaaggttgatgatgaatggtggaatattttttatagtttgcaaaagcactcaattaatgctcttgttttcctcaaaaaattatgtttacgaatgcattaattgcaatgcatgcatgcattgatCAGTTTTCTCCTAATACTTGCATACGACGATTTAATacaccttgaagtctgaacatgtgatggggaacaaccaaattgagccttataaaatgaaaaaactaaaattttgagataagccctataaaccagaaaggagggagtaccaaACATATTGCTCCCTCCATTTCAGAATATAAGATGCATtagttttttcaaaagtcaaaaattGGTAATGTATGACCAAGTTTTtagaaaaatatcaatatctacagtaTCAAATTTTATCATTACATCTATCACAAAAagtattttcatattttattttatttgtattgTAGATGTCGATATTTTATtttataatcttggtcaaacatacACAAGTTTGACTTGCATGAAAATCgatacaccttatattctggacTGAAGGGAATAGCATTCAACAAATTTGGAGCCACAACTTGTAAAGGTGACAAGATTTGCGCAAATATACACCGTGAATGGAAAGAAACCACGATGACTTTAAGCCCATAGGGAGACGAGAGAGACAAGTTGTGATCATTTTCTCTACCATAAGAGCAGGCATACATCTGAACATTTTGACCACATGTTCTACATCAAAATTGGGATTAATCTCCCTGGAAGAAAACTGGCATCAATTACAAGGGCACATGTGGATGCTAAGTAGATGAGAAACGCAAATCAGGCTAATGTATGAAACCAGATGGTTGTAGCTTTCTACCTAATCTTCAAGCTTCAACCTCAAGCAATGTAAGCTCAATCGAGCCAATGGAGCAGCAGCCTCTATGCTAGGTGATTCATGTCAAAAAGGAGAACACCAGCCAGCCAAACTCACCTGCTGGGATAGAAGGAATGCTGACTGCGAGTGAATGATAGATCGCATCTCACTATCTGTAATTGCAGCAGGATGGGCGACCACGAACCAACTTGTCCCACAAGCATAGCATTTGCCTTGGCGACTGATAGTGCGCAGTGTAGTAGTTCTCGAGGCAACCATACTGGCAGAACTTCCAGCTATGAGAATACCTGACAGGCATGGTATAATTGAATTTTTCAACCCATAGCCCCATACTTACATCCTCCATCTTGAATAGCTGCAAGCCAAATAGCCAGAAAAGTAGAGTGATTGACATAACATGATTCAAGTTATCAAAATACAGTGTGTTGCATCAATGGAGGCTCACATAACATGATTCAAGTTATCAAAATACAGTGTGTTGCATCAATGGAGGCTCACCCTTAAACTCTGATTGGCATGCTGAGACACGACGAATTTTGCTATGCCACCAGAAATTACATAACCGGGTCCATTAGCATAAGGCGGATAGATATCTTCAGGCCACTCCTGCATTCATTATGAGTAGGGATTAAGGCGAGCAATGAAGATGGTGGCATGCATATGCTGGCAACACAAAAAAGGGCTGTGATTTCTGTAGACAAAAAAACAAATTCATGGTGGGCTTTTAGCAAGAACAGTCATTTCCTATGTTTGAATTACCACCCTAAAGTTGGCCGTTCAGCTTTTAAGGCCGTAAAACACAGCTCGCAAACTTGTGAGATTAGCTTTCTTGGTTAGAAGAAAGAAGATTCAGATACACGGTGTAACAAAGACTAACTCATGGGATTGCACGGAATCCAAAATATGGACACTGAATAATCAGCTGCTTAACTTGAGGAATATTGCTTTGTTTTAAGGATAATACCTCCTCCGTAACTGCCCATTTCCCAGTTCTCAGTGGTCTATGCAAGAGGTTAAGGTTCCCCATGTATAATGGTTTGCCAAGGGAGTTCATCTTGATATGTCTGAGAACCACATCTACCCTCACAAATGTATCGTCGTCACATTTCATGACATGGGCCGCTGTCAAGTTCTGGACCTGCAAGGTGACATGATAAACAGATGTTAGGTTCATTATTTAGTCCACACTGCAAAGTGACTACTACTCCTGTAAATTTCATGATCCCCATACCATAGACTTCAATCCATGTTTGAGGGTTAACTTCTCCCAGAAGCGACTCTCAAAGAGTTACATGAAAGATAATTAAGCCACTCACCCCAAAGTGCATTCCATGCAGTTGTAAAGAATTATTCTAGCAACGACTCTCTTGGTAGGGCTTAAGTTCAAACAGCTCTATCGCCTCTATTGAGATACGCAGTAAGGGCATTGCTAGGACATAAATGCCCAATGATGGACAAAGATCATAAGTACACGCTTACAACTTCCAGTTGACATTGGCGAACCATACCAAATTAGCAATAGGAAAAAATTAGCAGAAGTTTAATAAAAGATAGTGACGGCAAGAGTGTCTCACCCCATACTCGCAAATAGCGATTGTCTTAAGAACTACCAGTTCATAACGATCTATAAATGGCAAAATGACAATATCTCCAAAGTATTCAGCTTCTTTCTTCAGCATCACATTGACCTCTTTCCTCGAATTCTGCAACCACAATTTGTAATGAACAACATCATGCCATGCAGTCATTTCCTAAAAAACTTTTGTTTTTCCTTCCTTTATGAGATGATAAACATGCAACTGATATTTCCCATCATTGGGTGCATCTGGTTAACGAGTTAATAAGTAGACATTCAGCGCAAATAGTGATTTTCACTATGATATATGTAAGAAAGTATGCAAAAAATATAAGGTTGGTAAAGCTATATCAAATCATTCAAGATACTAGGGGTGTGTTTGGTttatgcccaaggttgccccaccaAAATATTGGCTAGCCAAAAtattggttgaggttttggttgccaatgatttggccaacattggcaagaaaaatgaactagagttggctagagttcattggcatgccaaataattggcaaccatccaaacaaatacCAAtcatttggtcatgaccaaaattttggtagggTACACTTTGACCACAATCCAAACATACCCTAGCACTCAAAAAGCATGAAAGTGAACAGTAGATAGCCAACAGAATCCTCTGGATACAAGAAATTTCAGAGACCAAGTTTCTGTTCTTGCATGTGACCCACATATTACATCTTATACTCCATTATCCCGAACTACACAATGAtcatgcacatatatatatatatatatatatatatatatatatatatatatatatatatatatatatatatatatatatatatatacaacaccAGTAAAAGATATAAAGATTCATTTAAGGACAAAGATACATTTGACAAAAATGTCATTTATTTTGGATGCATAATTTGCTTACCAGTGCTACAAAGAATCGTGCGACTACTTTAGAAGACTTAATTTCTGAAGTTTGCATCCAAGTTTTTCTCACAGCCATGCGCTCAGCAAAATGATTTGATGCCGAAAGTATTCCGATAAAAAGGTAAACTGGATCTCTTGGCAGTGGTTGGGACCTCCATTTGTCTGACATTTCAAGGACTTGTTGAAGGGAAAAACTGGGATGAGACATAGGAAGAGCAGTGGCATAAACTGAATGGACATCCACATCACCCTTAACATATAATCCTGTTGCATCTTCAAGAGTGAACCCCTGGAATTGATCACATCAACCCATTAGTATTTCTTCTAAATATCACTAAAAAAAGGAGGGCTGGATATGTCTAGAACATACTGGTCGATAAGGGAAAGATGTCACATGTCGACCACCAACATATATGTGGAAACCTTCAACACCAGCTTGTATAGTAAGAACAAATAGCCTGTCTTCCACAAAAGGGAATGGCCATGTCATTGCCGGTTTCTTTGCACGCCCTATGAACCTCTTTAGCCATGAAGTTGTCTTGGACTCTTTTGTGTCAACAATATCATCACGTATCCATTTCTCACATTTGGTGAACCCATCGACTGTCCAAAAATATGAAATGATAGGTTTTAGCCAAATATGCTAGCCTGGGGATAAAAGGACATAGTGTTACCATAGAAGAGCTAACACCTTGTGGTTTTCATTTTGCAGTAAAAAGTAGACGTTAAAATGAATACTAAAAAAAGGCAATTTGAATAAACTTGCATATTAATTCGACATGTTAGTCAATAAGATATGATAGGAGTAGCACCTCCGATGCATATAAGAATATAGCTTGTGATAAAATAAAATAGCAATGTCAATATATGCTTCAACAATAATCTCACAAATTAGCATTAAACAAATATTACATCAGGTAGAATTCTAACTGATGTGGAAAAAGAACACTTGCCGGAAGATGAAAAT
This portion of the Triticum dicoccoides isolate Atlit2015 ecotype Zavitan chromosome 7A, WEW_v2.0, whole genome shotgun sequence genome encodes:
- the LOC119330024 gene encoding hydroxyproline O-galactosyltransferase GALT2-like, which translates into the protein MARRWRPSHLVFVAGVAYLILISLKFRRVLDLATADLAAVDSAFSSPSSTDHLPPLLPGNSSSSNATLFQVQPFWHRYDRVSLPDIAARNRSALDRMADDAWSLGLTAWEDAAAFAGDPWELAAVDAASTDKCPAAVSVRARGRVVFLPCGLAAGSAVTVIGTPRSAHKEYVPQLARMRQGDGTVHVSQFMVELQGLRAVDGEDPPRILHLNPRLRGDWSQRPIIEHNTCYRMQWGSAQRCDGLQPEDNDDKVDGFTKCEKWIRDDIVDTKESKTTSWLKRFIGRAKKPAMTWPFPFVEDRLFVLTIQAGVEGFHIYVGGRHVTSFPYRPGFTLEDATGLYVKGDVDVHSVYATALPMSHPSFSLQQVLEMSDKWRSQPLPRDPVYLFIGILSASNHFAERMAVRKTWMQTSEIKSSKVVARFFVALNSRKEVNVMLKKEAEYFGDIVILPFIDRYELVVLKTIAICEYGVQNLTAAHVMKCDDDTFVRVDVVLRHIKMNSLGKPLYMGNLNLLHRPLRTGKWAVTEEEWPEDIYPPYANGPGYVISGGIAKFVVSQHANQSLRLFKMEDVSMGLWVEKFNYTMPVRYSHSWKFCQYGCLENYYTAHYQSPRQMLCLWDKLVRGRPSCCNYR